The Anticarsia gemmatalis isolate Benzon Research Colony breed Stoneville strain chromosome 18, ilAntGemm2 primary, whole genome shotgun sequence DNA window CTGCCAGCCGCGCTTGCCCCAGGGAGCTTGAGACATGTCCCTCCAGGCACGCTTTCCCCAGGCCGAGTTGAGATCCTGCCAGCCCCTCTTGCCCCAGGCGGAGTTAAGGTCTTGCCAGGCGCGCTTGCCCCACGCGCTGCTCATATCTTGCCAGCCGCGCTTGCCCCAGGCCGAGTTGAGGTCCTGCCAGGCGCGCTTGCCCCAGGCACTGCTCATGTCCTGCCACCCTCGCTTGCCCCAGCCGCCGCCGCCGTGCAGGCTCGACCACGCACGCTTCTCTTCTTCAGTTAATTCTACTTCGTTGTCATTCTGCAACAAAACCACTAACTTGAGATCCATTCACTTCATATCCCTGTACAGTTTCTCGGATTATTTTCATATTCACAATGCGCTCGCTACTTTATTTGTCGCACGCGATGCGAGACAAGCTACTTAGACATAATTGCGCAGATATTGAAATCCTTGCAccgcaattttataaaatggaaTTGCTTTGAcataaagaaaaagttttctTTCAGTCGCTGAAAGATTTCTTACGTACAATGCGGTAAGCATTCTATTAGGTTTGTTTATTCACAGAACACTCGGTATCGGTACAATTGGCTGGAACAAAGCTTGAGGGAATTGTTGAATTGTTCCACGAAAAAAGCGTCGGCCACGACATTAGCGCCGCGCGACTGAACAcaacttgttttattattctattaaagCGTTCCGCCGCCTCTCAGAATGTTAATTGTGTTGTTGTTCAGATCAAAGTGCCCCAAACTGAGACACCGCCTCAAAAAAACATTCTCCTTATTCTCATACAACTGTAATTTTACTTCATTTACTACTTAATGGacatataacattaatttatagtaAGGGAACCAATTTCAAGTGTGTCACAGGTACAAACAACTAACCATAACAAAtgcaaaatgttatattattcaaGATGATAGAAATACTTGCTTTGAAAACCGCGGATATTTTTCAACCAAAATTCTTCTTTTGTAAAGCAGTATCATTCTCTAGATGGTCAAACTACAAAGACCGAAACTACAAAGGGAATGCAATTTGTGAATATTTGAGTACAAGTTATTGTGTAGTCGCATTACTCGCTAGCAATGGCACCGCTCACTGTGGACTGTGGACGAAACCTCACAAGTTTCACAGTGCCTCTTGAAATTCTCCCTTTGCGTTTGTTCAAGTTTTTACATCGAGAGTTCGCTCCGAGCGCAGTTACTACAATGTGTTTGTGCCACAGAGGCGAGCGTCGTAAACTCAGTTGTAAACACAATCTCATAAGCTCTTCTATTTTAAAGCTCCTTATAAAACTATGAAGGAATTTCTTCTGATGATTAAGACACAAAGGATTTTATGTTTCATTCTGTGTGTGTTTGTTACGTTCTCTCGTTGTTACGACGGACAAACGATTTGAATATAAGTTGTAGGAGGCGAGACTGCTGAAGCCGCGGACCAAGATATTACAATATCATAAATAAGCATGAAGGCGACTGTATCGAGAGTCGACAATTTATAAGTGAGGAACACGGAGAGCGAAATATCAGTCGACAATATTCTTGTATACAGTTTAAGAGCTTCAAGTGGTGATTAACAATTTGGAGcgtattttaatgattattattagatattgGGGTTATTTTCTGGTTCAAGAGAAACGGAAAGGAGTAGAAATATAAACCTAAGGGTCACAAAATTACAGCAATAACTTTCATCTATCGAAATAAACCTAGATTTAGTACAAAAACGTTCCTCAAGGAATAAAATATTGCTCTTTTTATGGGAAAAGGAGTGATGTATCGAAAAATATGTTGTATAATATGATAAGTCATTCATCACTGTAATTCATTGTCCTATTTCGACAGTGGACAGTGTTTGAATAATGAATGGCAGCTCCATTACGTCGTGATCGGGTTCCAATTAATTTGATGGTGTCCGGCCGTGCTGTGCCGTGTCACACCGTGTCACACCGTGCCTGGCTACTCGTTCAAACTTACTTACATAATTGGGGcatttgaaacaattttactGGTAACTTACAGTTTTGCTACAATTGTTTGGAGttatgttatttgtttcttGATTGTTATTGtctaaaagattttattgtacTGTTACGTAGCTAGAGCGTAGTATATTTAGCGTAATGACAACCAACCAAGCAAATgaggttttatttataaaagcataGTAACATATTAAAACTACATGGTGTCTTCCTAGCTGATATTTGGGTACGGTGGTCAGTTTCATCGAAATAAGCCAATTGCGCGGGACTTATTACTTTtgggcccgacccaggattcgaaatCAAATCTCGACTATATACTATCGACTGCGCTATGATTATGTTCTTATTGCAGAGAGGTGGTATATGTTATCTAAATGTGTGACTATGTGTATGTGTGATGGTAAGTTACCTGTGGTGCGGCGACGTCGCGATGGGCTTCATCGGCGACGGCGACCGCCAGGGTGGTGATCGCGGACACCCACAGCGCGGCCACGCAGTAACGCATCtgttgacaaacaaacaacatgtTAATATCAACACAATTATAACAGAGTATCACCAGGGACATACGAAACACAGAAGAATAATTCGTAAAAACGGTAAATAAAAACGTTGAGATGAAACCTTGCTTGTCTGAAAGTTTCTTGGCGTGCACAGTGGACTGAAATCTTACCTCCTATTTGTGATTTTTTCTTGGTGAGGGGCACCAAAAACTATTATAGTAATGATAACCTATTGACCTAGGGATTCAAACGGTAAACTGCGACACATTAGTTGCAAGCCTTGCGAGCGAccttattatttgtaaacactTAGTGTTCAAGACATAAGATTGATTTGTAAAACTTAAGGAAGATTTCCCTATACATGAAGAAATTAAACGACCAAGTAAACATAAGAAAGCATGTTCTCCAAGGATTCTTGTTTGTACCATGAACAAAGGCTTGTCGTAAATATTTAACATGGCGTTGATCCCCAGCCAGCAGTAATTGTTTCATCGCATAATTAACTACGATACATTACTTATTAGTTCATTAACGAGTGAGGATCAACTCCTCACGGGAGGGAACTACACTGTCTTCAAAAACGTTATCAAATATGACAGcactttttgtaatttaatcgtTTCGgacttatattaattttattgaatttaaggAGTTAGGTATGTTAcataaaaagttatgaataaaagtGATGTATACAGATAGAGAAACCATctgattttttttagtaatattaaaacagtttgATTGCTTGAACGATAAGTAATAGTAACTGTGTTTAGCTTATTGATGACATGCGGATGgttaaatatacatgtatatcatatcgtttgtaaaaaaaatgattttctgaaatttttatttcaatgcttCATGGCAACTGGATTGAGAAAGTTATTTCTATTAGTGCTCGATCAAATGtcaatattctaaaagaaaaTCAATAGTGTTTTAGATACATGCATCACATCCATAAAAAAGTGTAGTGCCTTCGagtgaatataattttttttcaaagggCTAAAATAATGTCTACACTATGTTGACGCGCGCTGTCCACGAGGCCTACAAGGCTATATTTGCGATAGGTCAGTGCgctacacacacacacacacacacacacacacacacacacacacacagctCTATTTACAACCAAGTATTAATAAACTAGCGCTTAGAACACAATGTTTAAAGTCTTATGTTCAAGTAATATGAGGTGAGGTAAGCCTCGCGGGTCGGCGCGCGTCATGCTCGGGGTCACACATCCTACAGGTGTTTGTACTGACTTACTCAACTCGGTGACAAATATACCAGCCGTATGACGAACAGTAGTACAGACTCTTACTCTGTGTCAAATATGTAAAACTTAGAAGCATTTTATATGCTGTTATCtatgcatataaaattacttgtccAGACTGACTGATAATCATCGCACAGCCTAAACGGTAGAAGATGGAAACATGAAATTTGGACAAGGGTTTCTTTTATGAGGGAAGAAGAAATTTTAAGAAAGAATTTGTTGTCATCAACCCCTTGAGGGGTAACGTAAGGGATGAATTTTTGTATGGAACTTCGTTATTTTTGGAGCTAGAAGCAAGAAATTAAGttgtcagtattttaattttcattaaaaataaggaaaaatgtGTTTCAGTTAGTGATGGGACTCGAATCACGATTGATTCGGATGATTCGAATCAACGTAATTCTAGCTCGATtcgaataacattttgttttgattcgAATCATGACCCGATTCGAATCAACACCCTGATTCGAATCATTTTCTTTGATTCGAATCTGTCATAGACGTTAAGTCTACTTAAGCGGTTGAGTAAATAGAATTcgttcattttttttacttgtaactTTAATGTTTTCTTACGTTAAAAGTTTATATAGTTTCTAAATAATCTTATTGACATTTGTAGGCAacctaaattagttttttttgtttttaaaagagtGTTTATCTAATTTTTGTGGACTTTGAAGGGTGTGTTTGGAAGAGGATTGCAGTGACTTAACAGGACTTAGGTTTTGTGATTTTAAGCATAATTAACGATTGTTTTTGTTGGTGAgagacattattatttagttatatacaGACAGATGCAAAAATAAAGTGCAACGGCATTTGGACCAACTTGTTGTgaacttttaatttttgttgtattgGAAGTTTGAGTTCGTTTTTTCTACTCCttgttgaattaaaatttaaaaataatggcgCCGACGAAAAAAAGTGGTGTCTGGGATTTTTTCActaaaaatgaagaaaaaactaCGTGTAATATGTGTAAAACAgcatattcaaaaataaataatacgactAATCTGCTCAaccatttaaaaagaaaacaccCAGTGCAATACAACGAAAAATTCAATTTATCTGAGCCAGAGCCACAGCCATCAACCAGCACAGAACCTGATGAAATACCCAGAAAAAAACAGACAACATTGCTCCAATTAACCtcaaaagtaaaattatcaaGTGCCGAAAAACGAAAGATGGACAAAGCATTGCTGAATCTCGTTGTATGGGACTATCAACCACTAAGCATCGTTGAACAAAAAGGTTTTGTAGAATTTACAAAAGCGCTAAATTCTAATTACGAACTTCCGTCGCGTAAAACCCTGTCCATAAACATGCTTCAGgatcattataaaatatgtcgCGCAGCAGCCCAAGAAAAGCTAAAAGATATAGATAATATTGCGTGTACAACTGACCTGTGGTCTAGTGACAGCAACCGCAGTTACGTTACCATAACTGCCCATTTTATCGCAGACAGCAGATCGCAGGCCATCACAATTAGCACAAAAGAAGCTGATTTTGACCACAGCGCCTTGGCCATATCGGCGTCAATTAGAGAATCGCTTGATGAGTGGGAAATATTTGACAAAGTTGTGGCGATTGTCACTGATAATGCCGCTAATATGAAAAAGGCTGTAAATgagcatttaaataaaagaaaccagTTTTGTGTGGCACATACCCTCAATTTGGCGATTGGTGACTGTATGAAGGATGACGGTGGTGCTGATGATAACCCAGAATCTGTAAACGCACCTAAACTTCAGGAATTGCTCAGTAAATGTCGTACTATTGTATCACACTTTAAACACAGTGATAAATCCTCATACAAGCTCCGTGAAATGCTAAAAGTGATACAGGATATTGCAACTCGATGGAACTCGCAATACTATATGCTGTCTAGACTTCTCGAACTTAAAGTGATACCTCCTGATAACCTTACCAACGAAGAATGGATTGCTGTTGAGGATGTCGCCAAAATACTTAAACCAGCTGAGCAAGCGACTGGAATAGTTTCAGGAGAGAAATACCCAACGCTTTCATCAACCATACCTCTAATCAAGTCGTTGAAAGATGCAATTAGACGCAAAACCCCAGTATCTGAAGCAGGAAAGAAGCTACAAAGAGTTTTGCTTTCTGTACTTGAAAAGCGTTTAGGGGTTCTTGATTTAAACAAGACTGCCTGCAAAAGTACTTTGTTGGATCCTCGTTTTAAGAAAGAAGGGTTTTGTTCGAACGTTGTTGCTGAAAGAGCATATCAGTGGTGTTTAACGGAATTAACCAGCGGTATTTCAGAATCCAGAAGATCCGTTACTGAAGACGTATTGGCAGCTGAAATTCTGCCAGGAACCTCGAATGCTACAGAGTCGCGGGATTTAGACGATGATCTCTGGTCCAGTTTTGATGAGAGGATGAGAAATGTAACCGACAGCGCTCCAATTACTAATGCCGGgatttcattaaaacaatacGTTGAGAGTGATTATTTAGACAGGAAGGGTAATCCGTTGACGTATTGGGAAAATCGAAAAAACACCTATCCCGAATTGTATAAAATGGCtatcaaatatttatgcatCCCTGCCACTTCAGTTCCAGCTGAAAGAGTGTTTTCCAAAGCGGGCCTTTTGTGCAATCAGAGACGCAATAGGCTGGACCCAAAAAAAGTGGaccaaattttgtttttagacagttttactaataatacttaaataatgtttttttagttatttacctTCTTGTCCAAGTGCCATTTCTTTTTTGAactgttttttagttttattacttaagaattaagtatttttatttaatttttttataattgtttgtttgttttctattgGTTACTTACTGAAACCGAGGGTTTTTTATTGCACACTCACACTACTCATTTAAAACGTGAAGTAATTACATtcttgtttcattaaaatactttttcttatggatataaattaa harbors:
- the Mip gene encoding myoinhibiting peptide precursor isoform X2 codes for the protein MRYCVAALWVSAITTLAVAVADEAHRDVAAPQNDNEVELTEEEKRAWSSLHGGGGWGKRGWQDMSSAWGKRAWQDLNSAWGKRGWQDMSSAWGKRAWQDLNSAWGKRGWQDLNSAWGKRAWRDMSQAPWGKRGWQDMSSAWGKRGWQDMSSAWGKRGWQDMSSAWGKRGWQDMSSAWGKRGPEKWANFHGSWGKRAAEPDYEEIDAAIEQLIPLQQIQDSERMESPEKKAWSALHGAWGKRPVKQAQYNSESARDEA